The following proteins are co-located in the Limanda limanda chromosome 5, fLimLim1.1, whole genome shotgun sequence genome:
- the LOC133002101 gene encoding corticotropin-releasing factor-binding protein-like, with the protein MSLAVRAPLLVFLISLSSRMGLSRYIEDVEATDGLYSLLGLDQKRNSEDYVFRRPLRCLDMLATDGYFSFTASRPQLDCAAFIIGEPSEVISLELFDVNIDCSAGDFIKIFDGWVLKGEKFPSSRDHQLPMHQRYTDYCSSPGSGASSRSSQNVAMIFFRIHSPDSGFTLAVKKLHNPFPCNIMSQSPEGSFTMVMPHQRRNCSFSIIYPVEIRLTELGLGQAKSNELSPQRQVWSGCSGSGDYVELLGGNGVDTSKMFPVADLCFSTNGLAQMKIGCDNSVVRLVSSGNYINRVSFQYRLLEHNELPETQENSLDNFCSVE; encoded by the exons ATGTCGCTGGCCGTGCGCGCGCCGCTGCTCGTCttcctcatctccctctcctccaggatGGGGCTCAGCCGATACATAGAG GACGTGGAGGCTACGGACGGGTTGTACTCTCTGCTCGGTTTGGACCAGAAGAGAAACTCAGAGGATTATGTTTTCCGTCGACCTCTCA gATGCTTGGACATGCTGGCCACAGACGGCTACTTCTCCTTCACGGCGTCTCGGCCGCAGCTCGACTGTGCTGCTTTCATCATCGGCGAGCCTAGTGAGGTCATCAGCCTGGAGCTGTTTGACGTCAATATCGACTGCAGCGCTGGAGATTTCATCAAG ATCTTCGACGGCTGGGTCCTGAAGGGAGAGAAGTTCCCCAGCAGTCGGGACCATCAGCTCCCCATGCACCAGCGCTACACAGACTACTGCTCCTCTCCGGGATCAGGAGCCTCCAGCCGCTCCTCCCAGAACGTCGCCATGATCTTCTTCCGCATCCACAGCCCCGACAGCGGCTTCACCCTCGCCGTCAAAAAGCTGCACAACCCCTTTC cctGCAACATCATGTCTCAGAGTCCAGAGGGCAGCTTCACCATGGTGATGCCACACCAACGCAGAAACTGCAGCTTCTCCATCATCTACCCCGTGGAGATCCGACTGACAGAACTCGGGCTGGGGCAGGCCAAAAGCAACGAGCTCAGCCCGCAG aGGCAGGTGTGGTCGGGCTGTTCTGGGTCAGGTGACTACGTGGAGCTGCTGGGAGGGAATGGAGTGGACACCTCCAAGATGTTCCCTGTGGCCGACCTCTGTTTCTCCACCAATGGGCTCG CCCAGATGAAGATTGGTTGTGATAACTCAGTGGTGAGGCTGGTGTCCAGTGGGAACTACATCAACCGAGTTTCCTTCCAGTACCGACTACTGGAACACAACGAGCTCCCCGAGACCCAAGAGAACAGTCTGGATAATTTCTGCTCTGTGGAatga